One Roseimaritima multifibrata DNA window includes the following coding sequences:
- a CDS encoding alpha/beta hydrolase-fold protein, with translation MKQPRFLLAHTLALFAILSCCSPLYSDDAKDREPQPGVPQGKVTNGTFDSSEIYPGTTREYSVYVPAQYDASKPASLMVFMDGKNYAKPNGSFRVPTVFDNLIAQKAMPVTIAVFVNPGTVAATKEGASNQSNRSFEYDALGDRYSKFLLDEFLPVALKDLNVSSDPQQRAVCGISSGGICAFTVAWERPDQFSKVLSQIGSYTNIRGGWAYPGLIRQTKDAPKPIKVYLQEGKDDLSNLHGSWPLGNQDVAAALQFSGYTYKQEITEGGHSSKWGGKVFPSALRWLWDDSAESTHIEQSHEAPKWEPHSDAIVNENVPQGVVEAMPPWESKVLKNTIRDWSIYVPAQYKAGEPTAFMIFQDGLGFANTKRNWRVPVVFDNLIAKGEMPPTIAIFLNPGHDQTKTRGKNGRPSDRSLEYDSLGDRYTRFLLEEIIPEVSKKYSLTSDPSQRAIGGSSSGAICAFTAAWEHPEAFGKVYSSVGSFTNLRGGNVYPALVRKTEPKPIRVYMADTSGDVDNAFGSWAWSNQRMAAALQYMGYDVRFDWAEGYGHNSEFGGANFPEAMKWLWRTETNEPEINTKDDLRSDFTLLNLLIPGESWEPVVQDLGFADAPCTDAEGNFYYSDMRAPGVYRINVADGSQDEIAKESISGLEFGPDGRLYGCQGSQKRIIAIDVASGETEVIATDVAPNDLAITSDGHLFFTQTRDQQIIHIDLKTKKVSVADTGILRPNGIALTNDQGTLAVSEYGGHSTWTFRVNSDGSLDAKMPTMTLRQPIDPKGEFNFNQPPPYMPSARGDGMAVDKRGRYYVTSALGVQIFDPTSRMCGVLPTPDSSQPLTSCILAGKDHQYLYVTNGKTIYRRKLSVQ, from the coding sequence ATGAAACAACCTCGTTTTTTATTGGCTCACACGCTCGCTCTGTTTGCGATCCTGTCCTGTTGCTCCCCTCTCTACTCGGACGATGCGAAAGATCGCGAACCGCAGCCGGGGGTTCCACAGGGCAAGGTGACGAACGGCACATTTGACTCCAGCGAGATCTACCCTGGGACGACTCGTGAGTACAGCGTGTATGTGCCCGCACAGTACGATGCTTCCAAACCAGCCAGCCTGATGGTCTTCATGGATGGCAAGAACTATGCGAAACCAAATGGATCGTTTCGCGTTCCAACGGTCTTCGACAACTTGATCGCTCAAAAAGCGATGCCGGTGACCATTGCGGTCTTTGTAAATCCCGGCACCGTTGCCGCCACCAAAGAGGGTGCATCCAATCAAAGCAATCGCTCCTTCGAATACGACGCGCTCGGAGATCGCTACTCCAAGTTTTTGCTCGATGAATTCCTCCCGGTCGCTTTGAAGGATCTAAATGTTTCCTCCGATCCGCAGCAGCGAGCCGTTTGCGGCATTTCCTCCGGTGGCATTTGTGCGTTCACGGTCGCCTGGGAACGCCCCGATCAGTTCAGTAAAGTTCTTTCGCAGATTGGCAGTTACACCAATATCCGTGGCGGCTGGGCTTACCCTGGATTGATTCGCCAAACCAAGGATGCGCCCAAACCGATCAAGGTCTATTTGCAAGAAGGGAAAGACGATCTTTCAAACCTTCACGGAAGCTGGCCCTTAGGGAACCAAGACGTTGCCGCAGCCCTACAGTTCTCCGGATACACGTATAAGCAGGAAATCACCGAAGGGGGCCACAGCAGCAAATGGGGCGGAAAGGTTTTCCCAAGTGCCCTCCGCTGGTTATGGGATGACTCCGCCGAATCGACGCATATCGAACAATCCCACGAAGCCCCCAAGTGGGAACCACACTCCGATGCAATCGTCAACGAAAACGTTCCCCAAGGAGTTGTCGAAGCGATGCCTCCGTGGGAATCGAAAGTCTTAAAGAATACGATTCGGGATTGGTCCATCTATGTTCCGGCTCAGTACAAGGCTGGCGAACCAACAGCCTTTATGATTTTTCAAGATGGGCTTGGATTTGCCAATACGAAACGCAACTGGCGTGTCCCGGTTGTGTTTGACAACCTAATTGCCAAAGGGGAAATGCCTCCTACGATTGCGATCTTCCTCAACCCAGGGCACGACCAAACGAAGACTCGAGGTAAAAACGGTAGACCCTCCGATCGCTCGTTGGAATACGACAGCCTTGGGGACCGCTATACGCGATTCTTATTAGAAGAAATCATTCCTGAAGTGAGCAAGAAATACTCACTCACGTCCGACCCCAGCCAACGCGCCATCGGCGGCAGCAGTTCCGGGGCAATCTGTGCTTTCACCGCTGCCTGGGAACATCCCGAAGCGTTTGGCAAAGTCTATTCCAGCGTTGGCAGTTTCACGAACCTGCGTGGCGGAAACGTTTATCCGGCGCTGGTCCGTAAGACGGAACCCAAACCGATTCGCGTCTACATGGCGGATACCAGCGGCGACGTCGACAACGCATTCGGCAGCTGGGCGTGGTCTAACCAACGCATGGCCGCTGCGCTGCAGTACATGGGGTACGACGTACGTTTTGATTGGGCAGAAGGCTATGGCCATAATTCCGAATTCGGCGGCGCTAACTTCCCTGAAGCGATGAAGTGGTTGTGGCGTACCGAAACGAATGAACCCGAAATCAACACCAAGGATGACCTACGAAGCGATTTCACGTTGCTAAACCTGTTGATTCCCGGCGAATCCTGGGAACCTGTCGTGCAAGACCTCGGTTTTGCAGACGCTCCCTGCACCGACGCGGAAGGCAATTTCTACTATTCCGACATGCGAGCCCCCGGCGTCTACCGCATCAACGTCGCCGATGGGTCTCAGGATGAAATCGCCAAAGAATCGATCAGCGGGCTGGAATTTGGTCCCGATGGCCGGCTGTACGGATGCCAAGGATCGCAGAAACGGATCATCGCCATCGATGTTGCGTCGGGAGAAACCGAAGTCATCGCTACCGACGTGGCACCGAATGACCTCGCAATCACCTCCGACGGACATTTGTTCTTCACGCAAACGCGGGATCAGCAAATCATCCATATCGACCTAAAAACAAAAAAGGTCTCGGTCGCAGATACCGGCATTCTCCGTCCCAACGGGATAGCCTTAACCAATGACCAAGGAACGCTAGCGGTATCCGAGTACGGCGGTCATTCCACCTGGACCTTCCGTGTTAACTCAGATGGATCGCTTGATGCCAAAATGCCAACGATGACCCTTCGTCAGCCAATTGATCCCAAGGGAGAATTCAACTTCAATCAACCTCCCCCTTACATGCCTTCGGCTCGAGGCGATGGCATGGCTGTCGACAAACGTGGGCGATACTACGTCACCAGTGCCCTAGGGGTGCAGATCTTTGATCCGACCAGCCGGATGTGCGGAGTCCTACCCACGCCGGATAGCAGCCAACCATTGACCAGCTGCATCCTGGCCGGCAAAGACCATCAGTATCTCTATGTGACAAACGGAAAGACCATCTATCGTCGCAAGTTAAGCGTGCAGTAA
- a CDS encoding TAXI family TRAP transporter solute-binding subunit — protein MYRIASIATVVLCLLLLALFITQRLWKSPAPLRFSTGSELGVYNTVGTRIAEVAQQERPDITVQVQQSSGSQENILRLEQGTADIAIVQNDSIGGDGLQSLAALYPEVLHLACRKEANILCLNDLVGKRTNLGAKDSGTFQVVAELLNFSRINLQEINLQHQSFQQASEKLRSDELDAAFFLVGIGAQVIENLMQDQEIELVPIRLADPKQSGTYFEPVDLINGFQVHYPYASYIQIPMMTYAGRPQTPISSVGVNAVLVARSDLSYFDAKYFTETLFAQRAVLGREIAQLSQLDETSAQAFLQFPIHPGAEAYYHRNDPGFLAENAESIGLIVTLLLLGFSGLHSAHRWYAQRRKNHVDTYYQRIKEILLELSDQPNRSQLLALENELKQIEAAACEELIDERLDADDTYIILQNMLKMTADRLGNAQAILLSPEPSSE, from the coding sequence ATGTACCGAATCGCCAGCATTGCTACTGTTGTCCTCTGTTTGCTGCTGCTCGCTCTGTTCATCACCCAGCGTCTTTGGAAATCTCCGGCCCCGCTCCGCTTTTCAACAGGTTCGGAACTTGGGGTCTACAACACGGTGGGGACACGGATCGCGGAAGTTGCCCAGCAAGAGCGACCGGATATCACCGTCCAGGTCCAACAAAGTTCTGGCAGTCAAGAAAACATCTTGCGTCTGGAACAGGGGACCGCGGACATTGCGATCGTTCAAAACGATTCGATCGGCGGCGACGGACTACAAAGCCTGGCCGCCTTGTATCCAGAAGTCCTCCATCTAGCCTGCCGCAAAGAGGCCAACATCCTTTGCCTGAACGACTTGGTCGGTAAACGAACCAATCTTGGCGCGAAAGACAGCGGAACGTTTCAGGTCGTTGCCGAACTGCTCAACTTCTCTCGGATCAACCTGCAAGAGATCAACCTCCAGCACCAATCCTTCCAACAAGCTTCCGAAAAACTGCGTAGCGATGAACTGGACGCGGCGTTCTTTCTTGTTGGAATCGGCGCCCAGGTAATCGAAAACCTGATGCAGGACCAGGAGATCGAACTGGTGCCGATTCGGCTGGCGGATCCAAAACAATCGGGGACCTATTTCGAACCGGTCGACCTGATCAATGGTTTTCAGGTTCATTATCCCTATGCCTCATATATTCAGATCCCGATGATGACCTACGCGGGGCGTCCACAAACCCCGATTTCGTCGGTCGGGGTCAACGCGGTCCTTGTCGCACGAAGTGACCTGAGTTATTTCGATGCGAAATATTTCACCGAAACCCTTTTCGCGCAGCGAGCCGTCCTCGGCCGAGAAATCGCCCAGCTAAGTCAACTTGACGAAACGAGTGCGCAAGCGTTTCTGCAATTCCCAATCCATCCCGGCGCCGAAGCGTATTACCATCGCAATGACCCTGGGTTCCTGGCCGAGAATGCCGAATCGATCGGGCTGATCGTGACCCTGTTGCTACTGGGTTTCAGTGGATTGCACAGCGCCCATCGCTGGTACGCTCAGCGTCGGAAGAACCACGTCGATACCTACTACCAACGGATCAAAGAGATCTTGCTGGAACTAAGCGACCAACCGAATCGATCCCAGTTGTTGGCGCTGGAGAATGAACTAAAGCAGATCGAAGCGGCCGCCTGTGAAGAATTGATCGACGAGCGTCTAGACGCCGACGATACGTATATCATTCTGCAGAACATGCTGAAAATGACCGCCGATCGCTTGGGCAACGCTCAAGCGATCCTGCTAAGTCCAGAACCTTCCAGCGAATGA
- a CDS encoding rhomboid family intramembrane serine protease yields the protein MANLPLEDEVVFRAPSRETCFESRLVLEAVGIPSDMRPQAGSWVLVVPSQYVPAAFAELHAYQQDHPAETTRPASKVQTYSGAIAGIVLYAATILSVALLANLSAYGWDWNSIGVMRAGEVTSGEWWRTITALTLHADSRHLASNLLFGGLFGLMAGRIFGGGVAWLCITLGGALGNAMNAFAQSADHASIGASTAVFAALGMMVAHALRPRSFERGNRMKRWSPLIAGVLLLSFIGVGDERTDVLAHVTGFIAGLGIGWGASRLPARWLSNEFVQTGCGVAAIGLVIVAWFCAANFS from the coding sequence ATGGCAAACCTACCCCTCGAAGACGAAGTTGTCTTTCGTGCGCCCAGTCGCGAAACCTGTTTTGAATCTCGACTGGTTCTCGAAGCGGTTGGAATTCCCTCCGACATGCGCCCCCAAGCCGGATCTTGGGTCCTGGTTGTCCCCAGCCAATACGTTCCCGCCGCATTTGCGGAATTGCATGCGTACCAACAAGACCACCCCGCAGAGACCACGCGGCCGGCAAGCAAAGTCCAAACCTATTCCGGCGCGATTGCCGGAATCGTTCTCTACGCAGCAACGATCCTCTCCGTTGCGTTATTGGCGAACCTATCGGCCTACGGCTGGGACTGGAATTCGATTGGCGTGATGCGAGCCGGGGAGGTGACGAGTGGGGAGTGGTGGCGGACAATCACCGCCCTGACACTCCATGCGGACAGTCGGCACCTGGCGTCCAACCTTCTGTTTGGAGGCCTGTTTGGCCTGATGGCAGGACGCATATTTGGAGGTGGAGTCGCGTGGCTGTGCATCACGTTAGGGGGCGCCCTTGGCAACGCCATGAACGCCTTTGCCCAGTCGGCCGACCATGCGTCGATCGGTGCTTCCACAGCCGTCTTTGCCGCATTGGGGATGATGGTGGCCCATGCCCTTCGGCCCCGTTCCTTTGAACGCGGGAACCGCATGAAACGCTGGAGCCCCTTGATCGCCGGCGTCCTCCTGCTGTCGTTCATCGGTGTCGGCGACGAACGGACCGATGTCTTGGCCCATGTCACGGGCTTTATCGCCGGCCTGGGAATTGGCTGGGGTGCCAGTCGGCTGCCGGCTCGATGGCTGTCCAACGAATTCGTGCAAACCGGCTGTGGCGTCGCGGCAATCGGATTGGTGATCGTTGCCTGGTTCTGTGCTGCAAACTTTTCGTAA
- the lepA gene encoding translation elongation factor 4 — protein MKNIRNFCIIAHIDHGKSTLADRLIQVCGGVTQRDLHDQMLDSMDIERERGITIKSNTITLEYHSPDGQDYQLNLIDTPGHVDFSHEVRRSLMACEGALMVVDASQGVEAQTVANLYLALEYDLELLPIINKIDLPAADVDRVREEIDSDLGLDPFLAIPVSAKTGVGIEDVLEGIVKHLPAPQGDPDAPLKALVFDAHFDKFRGVILQCRVMEGTLKPKDTIRFMHAERDYKVDELGYNQFKLNPQKQLSVGEVGYIVAGVKSVQDIEIGDTITLVDRPAAEPIPGYQPARQVVFSSVYPMSTDEYQDLTKALEKLAINDAALTFEKDSSAALGFGFRCGFLGLLHLDVVQERLQREFDVGLVISAPSVKYKLELKDGSEVEIDNPTYWPDPTVIEAITEPYIKASILIPEEYVGPVMELCREHRSESQTMNYLSAGRVEVSSEMPLGEVLFDFYGKLKMLTRGYGSFDYVPIEYRPTDVVKVDILVNKEPVDALSYLVHRDKSRARALHYCEQLAEAIPRHQFKIPIQGAIGGSIIARATIQPYRKDVTAKLYGGDVSRKKKLLEKQKKGKAKMKQFGNVNIPQKAFVSVLRADKD, from the coding sequence ATGAAGAATATTCGCAATTTCTGTATTATCGCCCACATCGATCATGGTAAATCGACGCTGGCCGATCGTTTGATTCAGGTTTGCGGTGGGGTTACGCAACGCGATTTGCATGACCAAATGCTCGATTCGATGGATATCGAACGGGAGCGAGGAATCACGATCAAGAGCAACACCATCACTCTGGAGTATCACTCGCCCGATGGCCAGGATTATCAACTGAATTTGATCGATACGCCGGGACACGTCGATTTTTCACACGAAGTCCGCCGCTCGCTGATGGCTTGCGAAGGCGCGTTGATGGTGGTGGATGCCTCGCAGGGGGTGGAAGCCCAAACGGTGGCAAATCTTTATTTGGCGTTGGAATACGATCTAGAACTGCTGCCGATTATCAACAAAATCGATTTGCCTGCCGCGGACGTCGATCGCGTCCGCGAAGAAATCGATTCGGATTTGGGGCTGGATCCATTTTTGGCGATCCCTGTGTCGGCGAAAACAGGCGTTGGGATCGAGGATGTCTTGGAAGGCATCGTCAAACACCTGCCCGCTCCCCAAGGAGACCCCGACGCGCCACTAAAGGCGTTGGTGTTCGATGCTCACTTCGATAAGTTTCGCGGCGTGATCCTTCAGTGCCGAGTCATGGAAGGGACTTTGAAGCCTAAAGATACAATCCGCTTCATGCATGCGGAGCGGGACTACAAAGTGGATGAACTGGGGTACAACCAATTCAAATTGAATCCGCAGAAACAGTTAAGCGTCGGTGAAGTTGGGTACATCGTCGCGGGGGTTAAAAGCGTCCAAGACATCGAAATTGGGGATACCATTACTCTGGTCGATCGCCCGGCAGCGGAACCGATTCCCGGGTACCAACCGGCTAGGCAGGTTGTGTTCTCCTCGGTCTATCCGATGAGCACCGATGAATACCAAGACCTGACAAAGGCGCTTGAGAAATTAGCGATCAACGATGCGGCGTTAACGTTTGAAAAAGATAGCTCGGCCGCTTTGGGGTTCGGGTTCCGTTGCGGGTTCTTGGGGCTTTTGCATCTGGATGTTGTTCAGGAGCGTTTGCAGCGTGAATTTGACGTCGGGTTGGTGATTTCCGCACCGTCGGTGAAGTACAAGTTGGAACTGAAAGATGGCTCGGAGGTCGAAATCGACAATCCGACCTATTGGCCCGACCCAACCGTTATCGAAGCGATTACCGAACCCTATATCAAAGCATCGATTTTGATACCGGAGGAGTATGTTGGTCCGGTGATGGAATTGTGCCGCGAACATCGTTCGGAAAGTCAGACGATGAACTACTTGTCCGCGGGACGCGTTGAGGTTTCCAGTGAAATGCCACTCGGGGAAGTCCTCTTCGATTTCTATGGCAAACTAAAAATGCTGACCCGCGGCTACGGTTCCTTTGACTACGTGCCCATTGAATATCGTCCGACCGACGTTGTGAAAGTGGACATCCTGGTCAACAAAGAACCGGTCGATGCGCTCTCGTATCTGGTGCACCGCGATAAATCCCGAGCCCGGGCGCTTCACTACTGTGAGCAACTGGCCGAAGCGATTCCTCGGCATCAGTTCAAGATTCCGATTCAGGGAGCGATTGGAGGGTCGATTATCGCTCGCGCCACCATTCAGCCTTATCGAAAAGACGTGACGGCGAAACTATATGGTGGAGACGTATCGAGGAAGAAGAAACTGCTTGAGAAACAGAAGAAGGGGAAAGCCAAAATGAAACAATTTGGCAATGTGAATATCCCACAGAAAGCTTTTGTTTCCGTGTTAAGAGCGGACAAGGATTAG